Proteins encoded together in one Flavobacteriales bacterium window:
- the accC gene encoding acetyl-CoA carboxylase biotin carboxylase subunit produces MFKKILIANRGEIALRVIRTCREMGIKTVAVYSTADKESLHVRFADEAVCIGPAVSKESYLNMPRIIAAAEITNADAIHPGYGFLSENAKFSKLCQKHGIKFIGATPEQIEAMGDKATAKATMIKAGVPVVPGTEGLVTDIAVAKKEAKRIGYPVILKATAGGGGKGMRLVWKEEEFQDAFEKASQEAGAAFGNPGMYMEKYILEPRHIEIQIAGDQYGTFCHMSERDCSIQRRHQKLVEETPSPFMTKALRKKMGEAAIKAAASVNYEGVGTVEFLVDKDRNFYFMEMNTRIQVEHTITEEVIDYDLIREQIKIAAGIPISGLNYEPTRCSIQCRINAEDPFNNFRPTPGKITSYHSPGGHGVRVDTHVYAGYTIPPNYDSMIGKLIVSAQTREEAITKMERALSEYVIEGVHTTIPFHLQLMQNEKFRAGEFTTKFLEDFEIKRPG; encoded by the coding sequence ATGTTCAAGAAGATCCTCATCGCCAACCGCGGCGAGATCGCCCTCCGCGTGATCCGCACTTGCCGCGAGATGGGCATCAAGACGGTGGCGGTCTATTCCACCGCCGACAAGGAAAGCCTGCATGTGCGCTTCGCCGACGAGGCCGTCTGCATCGGCCCGGCCGTGAGCAAGGAGAGCTACCTGAACATGCCGCGCATCATCGCGGCCGCCGAGATCACCAACGCCGATGCCATCCACCCCGGCTACGGCTTCCTGAGCGAGAACGCCAAGTTCAGCAAGCTCTGCCAGAAGCACGGCATCAAGTTCATCGGTGCCACGCCCGAGCAGATCGAGGCCATGGGCGACAAGGCCACCGCGAAGGCCACCATGATCAAGGCCGGCGTACCGGTGGTGCCGGGCACCGAGGGACTTGTCACCGACATCGCCGTGGCCAAGAAAGAGGCCAAGCGCATCGGCTACCCGGTGATCCTGAAGGCCACGGCCGGCGGCGGCGGCAAGGGCATGCGCCTGGTGTGGAAGGAGGAGGAGTTCCAGGACGCCTTCGAGAAGGCGAGCCAGGAGGCGGGTGCCGCCTTCGGCAACCCGGGCATGTACATGGAGAAGTACATCCTGGAGCCGCGCCACATCGAGATCCAGATCGCCGGCGACCAGTACGGCACCTTCTGCCACATGAGCGAGCGCGACTGCAGCATCCAGCGCCGCCACCAGAAGCTCGTGGAGGAGACGCCCAGCCCCTTCATGACCAAGGCGCTGCGCAAGAAGATGGGCGAGGCCGCCATCAAGGCCGCCGCGAGCGTGAACTACGAGGGCGTGGGCACCGTGGAGTTCCTGGTGGACAAGGACCGGAACTTCTACTTCATGGAGATGAACACCCGGATCCAGGTGGAGCACACCATCACCGAGGAGGTGATCGACTACGACCTGATCCGCGAGCAGATCAAGATCGCCGCCGGCATCCCCATCAGCGGCCTCAACTACGAGCCCACGCGCTGCAGCATCCAGTGCCGCATCAACGCGGAGGACCCCTTCAACAACTTCCGGCCCACGCCCGGCAAGATCACCAGCTACCACAGCCCGGGCGGCCACGGGGTGCGGGTGGACACGCACGTTTACGCCGGCTACACCATCCCGCCGAACTACGACAGCATGATCGGCAAGCTGATCGTGAGCGCGCAGACGCGGGAGGAGGCCATCACCAAGATGGAGCGGGCCCTGAGCGAGTACGTGATCGAGGGGGTGCACACCACCATCCCCTTCCACCTGCAGCTGATGCAGAACGAGAAGTTCCGCGCCGGGGAGTTCACCACCAAGTTCCTGGAGGACTTCGAGATCAAGCGGCCGGGCTGA
- a CDS encoding zeta toxin family protein, with the protein MAKRAKPQPRCIIIAGPNGAGKTTFARNYLLQDAGIENFVNADSIAAGLSPLKPERAARAAGRLLLQELDRLSAAGESFALESTLSGLTYVERLKRLKQQGYDVEVIFLRLKTPELAVKRVAHRVKQGGHHVPEADVRRRFFRGLHNFELSYKPLADKWAMFENSGATPILIQRHP; encoded by the coding sequence ATGGCCAAGCGTGCCAAGCCCCAGCCCCGTTGCATCATCATTGCAGGGCCCAATGGGGCGGGGAAGACCACGTTCGCACGGAACTACCTCCTTCAAGATGCGGGCATCGAGAATTTCGTCAATGCCGACTCGATCGCGGCCGGTCTTTCCCCACTGAAGCCGGAACGTGCGGCAAGAGCGGCTGGACGCTTGCTGCTCCAGGAACTGGACCGACTTTCAGCGGCTGGCGAGTCCTTCGCTTTGGAAAGTACCTTGAGCGGACTCACCTACGTGGAACGGCTGAAGCGCCTGAAGCAACAGGGGTATGACGTGGAGGTCATTTTCCTGCGGCTGAAAACCCCGGAACTGGCCGTGAAGCGCGTGGCGCATCGCGTCAAGCAGGGTGGTCATCATGTGCCTGAGGCTGATGTCCGTCGGCGCTTTTTCCGCGGCCTGCATAACTTTGAGCTATCCTACAAACCGCTGGCCGACAAATGGGCCATGTTTGAGAACTCTGGAGCTACGCCGATCCTGATCCAGCGCCACCCATGA
- a CDS encoding 1-deoxy-D-xylulose-5-phosphate synthase — protein sequence MEQPPGTYPLLERIELPADLRTLPEPQLEQVCDELRRFIIDVVSVKGGHFGASLGVVELTVALHYVFNTPYDQLVWDVGHQAYGHKILTGRRKVFHTNRIHKGLSGFPKRSESPYDTFGVGHSSTSIGGALGMAVASRLKGEADRQVVAVIGDGAMTAGQAFEALNHAGGAGTDMLVVLNDNCMSIDPNVGALKEYLTDIATSHTYNKVKDEVWNLLGRISKFGPNAQAIVQKVENAVKSALLKQSNLFESLNFRYFGPVDGHDVERLVKVMRDLRDIPGPKILHTITVKGKGYAPAEAGNATVWHAPGLFNKETGEIIKVVPKSPQPPKYQDVFGHSIVELAEKNPKIVGVTPAMPTGCSLNIMMKAMPDRAFDVGIAEQHAVTFSAGMATQGLVPFCNIYSSFMQRAYDQVVHDVALQKLNVVFCLDRGGLAGADGPTHHGNFDLAYFRCIPNMVVSAPMNEEELRDLMYTAQLPDQGPFSIRYPRGEGVMTEWKTPFKAIKVGTGRKLRSGTDLAVLSIGHIGNIAAKGIDALEAEGYSVAHYDMRFVKPIDELLLHEVFAKFKQVITIEDHAIQGGMGSAVLEFMGDHGYSAHVKRLGIPDRWIEHGTQPELYAECGFDDKALVAAAKEMLGEKGVKKQVRVGA from the coding sequence GTGGAACAGCCCCCCGGCACCTACCCCCTGCTCGAGCGCATCGAGCTCCCGGCCGACCTGCGCACCCTGCCCGAGCCCCAGCTGGAGCAGGTGTGCGACGAGCTGCGCCGCTTCATCATCGACGTGGTCAGCGTCAAGGGCGGCCACTTCGGCGCCAGCCTGGGCGTGGTGGAGCTCACCGTGGCCCTGCACTACGTGTTCAACACACCCTACGACCAGCTGGTGTGGGACGTGGGGCACCAGGCCTACGGGCACAAGATCCTCACCGGCCGGCGCAAGGTGTTCCACACCAACCGCATCCATAAGGGCCTCAGCGGTTTCCCCAAGCGCAGCGAAAGCCCGTACGACACCTTCGGCGTGGGCCACAGCAGCACCTCCATCGGCGGCGCGCTCGGCATGGCCGTGGCCAGCCGCTTGAAGGGGGAGGCCGACCGGCAGGTGGTGGCCGTGATCGGCGATGGCGCCATGACCGCCGGCCAGGCCTTCGAGGCCCTCAACCACGCCGGCGGCGCGGGCACCGACATGCTGGTGGTGCTCAACGACAACTGCATGAGCATCGACCCCAACGTCGGTGCCTTGAAGGAGTACCTCACCGACATCGCCACCAGCCACACCTACAACAAGGTGAAGGACGAGGTGTGGAACCTGCTGGGCCGCATCAGCAAGTTCGGGCCCAACGCCCAGGCCATCGTGCAGAAGGTGGAGAACGCCGTGAAGAGCGCCCTGCTCAAGCAGAGCAACCTGTTCGAGAGCCTCAACTTCCGCTACTTCGGCCCGGTGGACGGCCACGATGTGGAGCGCCTGGTGAAGGTGATGCGCGACCTGCGCGACATCCCCGGCCCCAAGATCCTGCACACCATCACCGTGAAGGGCAAGGGCTACGCCCCCGCCGAGGCCGGCAACGCCACCGTGTGGCACGCGCCGGGGCTCTTCAACAAGGAGACCGGCGAGATCATCAAGGTGGTGCCCAAGAGCCCCCAGCCGCCCAAGTACCAGGACGTCTTCGGCCACAGCATCGTGGAGCTGGCCGAGAAGAACCCGAAGATCGTGGGCGTGACGCCCGCCATGCCCACCGGCTGCTCGCTCAACATCATGATGAAGGCCATGCCCGACCGTGCCTTCGACGTGGGCATCGCCGAGCAGCACGCCGTCACCTTCAGCGCGGGCATGGCCACGCAGGGCCTGGTGCCCTTCTGCAACATCTACAGCTCCTTCATGCAACGCGCCTACGACCAGGTGGTGCACGATGTGGCGCTACAGAAGCTCAACGTGGTGTTCTGCCTGGACCGCGGCGGCCTGGCCGGCGCCGACGGCCCCACCCACCACGGCAACTTCGACCTGGCCTACTTCCGCTGCATCCCCAACATGGTGGTGAGCGCGCCGATGAACGAGGAGGAGCTGCGCGACCTGATGTACACCGCCCAGCTGCCGGACCAGGGCCCCTTCAGCATCCGCTACCCGCGCGGCGAAGGGGTGATGACCGAGTGGAAGACGCCCTTCAAGGCGATCAAGGTGGGCACCGGCCGCAAGCTCCGCTCCGGCACGGATCTCGCGGTGCTGAGCATCGGCCACATCGGCAACATCGCCGCCAAGGGCATCGATGCGCTGGAGGCCGAGGGATACAGTGTGGCACACTACGACATGCGCTTCGTGAAGCCCATCGACGAGCTGCTGCTGCACGAGGTGTTCGCCAAGTTCAAGCAGGTGATCACCATCGAGGACCACGCCATCCAGGGCGGCATGGGCAGCGCGGTGCTGGAGTTCATGGGCGACCACGGCTACAGCGCCCACGTCAAACGCCTGGGCATCCCCGACCGCTGGATCGAGCACGGCACCCAGCCCGAGCTCTATGCCGAGTGCGGCTTCGACGACAAGGCCTTGGTCGCGGCGGCGAAGGAGATGTTGGGGGAGAAGGGGGTGAAGAAGCAGGTGCGGGTGGGCGCGTAG
- a CDS encoding NADH-quinone oxidoreductase subunit A, which translates to MSNPQDYLPIALQTLIAVGFVVTTLLLTGKIGPKRAGKHKEENFECGIEQYGNARSPFSVKYFLIAILFVLFDVEIIFLYPWAVNFKDLGIVGFVEMVLFIFFVVAGLFYVIRKGALEWDR; encoded by the coding sequence ATGTCGAACCCCCAGGATTACCTGCCCATCGCGCTGCAGACGCTGATCGCCGTCGGCTTCGTGGTCACCACCCTGCTGCTCACCGGCAAGATCGGTCCCAAGCGGGCCGGCAAGCACAAGGAGGAGAACTTCGAGTGCGGCATCGAGCAGTACGGCAACGCGCGCAGTCCGTTCTCGGTGAAGTACTTCCTGATCGCCATCTTGTTCGTGCTGTTCGACGTGGAGATCATCTTCCTGTATCCCTGGGCCGTGAACTTCAAGGACCTGGGGATCGTTGGCTTCGTGGAAATGGTCCTCTTCATCTTCTTTGTGGTGGCCGGCCTGTTCTACGTGATCCGCAAGGGGGCCCTGGAGTGGGACCGATGA
- a CDS encoding NADH-quinone oxidoreductase subunit B translates to MKQDDIAPRPALGKPTIVPSPEGHSGPGFMTVSLEKAVGMARKNSIWPLPFATSCCGIEFMATMGANYDLARFGMERLSFSPRQSDLLMVMGTIAKKMAPILRDVYTQMAEPKWVLSVGACASSGGIFDTYSVLQGIDRVIPVDVYVPGCPPRPEQIIDGILKIQELVGQEGMRRRYSKEYEELLKKYKID, encoded by the coding sequence ATGAAGCAGGACGACATCGCCCCCCGCCCCGCCCTCGGCAAGCCCACCATCGTGCCCTCCCCCGAAGGCCATTCGGGTCCGGGGTTCATGACCGTATCGCTGGAGAAGGCGGTCGGCATGGCGCGCAAGAACAGCATCTGGCCGCTGCCCTTCGCCACCAGCTGCTGTGGCATCGAGTTCATGGCCACCATGGGGGCCAACTACGACCTGGCGCGGTTCGGCATGGAACGGCTCAGCTTCAGCCCGCGGCAGAGCGACCTGCTGATGGTGATGGGCACCATCGCCAAGAAGATGGCGCCCATCCTGCGCGACGTGTACACGCAGATGGCCGAGCCCAAATGGGTGCTGAGCGTGGGCGCCTGCGCCAGCAGCGGCGGCATCTTCGACACCTATAGTGTGCTGCAGGGCATCGACCGGGTGATCCCCGTGGACGTGTACGTGCCGGGCTGCCCCCCGCGCCCCGAACAGATCATCGACGGCATCCTGAAGATCCAGGAGCTGGTGGGCCAGGAGGGCATGCGCCGCCGCTACAGCAAGGAGTACGAGGAGCTGTTGAAGAAGTACAAGATCGATTGA
- a CDS encoding NADH-quinone oxidoreductase subunit C has protein sequence MPAFTIQAERDQLVVDRLRAAFPDGVVADKQFHDMRCITVRKDVLHPALRLLRDELDFNFLTTLCGMHHPGGDGEEERLGLVVHLNSFRHRHRIRLKAHTAMKDPVFPTFTDLWPTTNWMEREAWDFFGISFTGHPNLKRILNMEDFPAFPLRKDYPLEDPTREDKDNSMFGR, from the coding sequence GTGCCCGCCTTCACGATACAGGCCGAACGGGATCAGCTGGTGGTGGACCGGCTGCGGGCCGCCTTCCCGGACGGGGTGGTGGCCGACAAGCAGTTCCACGACATGCGCTGCATCACGGTGCGCAAGGACGTGCTGCATCCGGCGCTGCGACTGCTGCGCGACGAGCTGGACTTCAACTTCCTCACCACCCTGTGCGGCATGCACCATCCCGGCGGCGATGGAGAAGAGGAGCGCCTGGGCCTGGTGGTGCACCTCAACAGCTTCCGCCACCGTCACCGCATCCGCCTGAAGGCGCACACGGCGATGAAGGACCCGGTGTTCCCCACCTTCACCGACCTGTGGCCCACCACCAACTGGATGGAGCGCGAGGCCTGGGATTTCTTCGGGATCTCCTTCACGGGCCACCCCAACCTGAAGCGCATCCTCAACATGGAGGACTTCCCGGCCTTCCCGCTGCGCAAGGACTATCCGCTGGAGGACCCCACGCGCGAGGACAAGGACAACAGCATGTTCGGCCGATGA
- a CDS encoding NADH-quinone oxidoreductase subunit D: MSTPMRPDHWQHDLVKADEHKELNVLNLGPTHPATHGIFQNVLTMDGEYIQSAEQTIGYIHRAFEKLAERRPFYQITTLTDRLNYCSSPINNMGWHMTVEKLLGIQTPERVDYLRVIAMELSRIADHIICNAVIGVDTGALTGFTYIFQDRELIYDIFEEICGARLTTNMGRIGGFERDFPEAAWRKIRHFLEHFPKKLKEFESLLARNRIFMDRTIGCGAFPLDRALAYGFTGPNLRACGLDHDVRVMDPYCSYEKFDFTIPIGTGGDTYDRFMVRQSEMWESLSIIRQAVEKCDRLADKTTYKADVPEWVLPPKEEVYNEMEALIYHFKIVMGESEVPVGEVYHCVEGGNGELGFYLVSDGGRTPFRLHFRRPCFIYYQAFPEMVKGAMLSDAILTMSSMNVIAGELDA; the protein is encoded by the coding sequence ATGAGCACCCCGATGCGTCCCGACCACTGGCAGCACGACCTGGTGAAGGCCGACGAGCACAAGGAGCTCAACGTGCTGAACCTGGGCCCCACCCACCCGGCCACGCACGGCATCTTCCAGAACGTGCTGACGATGGACGGCGAGTACATCCAGAGCGCCGAACAGACCATTGGGTACATCCACCGGGCCTTCGAGAAGCTGGCCGAGCGCCGGCCCTTCTACCAGATCACCACGCTCACCGACCGGTTGAACTACTGCAGCTCGCCCATCAACAACATGGGCTGGCACATGACGGTGGAGAAGCTGCTGGGGATCCAGACCCCCGAGCGGGTGGACTACCTCCGCGTCATCGCCATGGAGCTGTCGCGGATCGCCGACCACATCATCTGCAACGCGGTGATCGGGGTGGACACCGGGGCGCTCACCGGCTTCACGTACATCTTTCAGGACCGCGAGCTCATCTACGACATCTTCGAGGAGATCTGCGGAGCGCGGCTCACCACCAACATGGGCCGCATCGGGGGCTTCGAACGCGACTTCCCCGAGGCGGCCTGGCGCAAGATCCGGCACTTCCTGGAGCACTTTCCCAAAAAGCTCAAGGAGTTCGAGAGCCTGCTCGCGCGCAACCGCATCTTCATGGACCGCACCATCGGCTGCGGCGCCTTCCCGCTGGACCGTGCGCTGGCCTACGGCTTCACCGGTCCCAACCTGCGCGCCTGCGGGCTGGACCACGACGTGCGGGTGATGGACCCGTACTGCAGCTACGAGAAGTTCGACTTCACCATCCCCATCGGCACCGGCGGCGACACCTACGACCGCTTCATGGTGCGGCAGAGCGAGATGTGGGAGAGCCTCTCCATCATCCGCCAGGCCGTGGAGAAGTGCGACCGCCTGGCCGACAAGACCACCTACAAGGCCGACGTGCCCGAGTGGGTGCTGCCGCCCAAGGAGGAGGTCTACAACGAGATGGAGGCCCTCATCTACCACTTCAAGATCGTGATGGGCGAGAGCGAGGTGCCGGTGGGCGAGGTGTACCACTGCGTGGAGGGCGGCAACGGCGAGCTGGGCTTCTACCTGGTGAGCGACGGCGGACGCACCCCCTTCCGCCTTCATTTCCGCCGCCCCTGCTTCATCTACTACCAGGCCTTCCCCGAGATGGTGAAGGGCGCCATGCTGAGCGACGCGATCCTCACCATGAGCAGCATGAACGTGATCGCGGGAGAACTGGACGCATAG
- a CDS encoding GxxExxY protein: MEENDLATRVLDAAFKVHRALGPGLLESAYVHCLLHELKMTRLSVLHQHPLPLRYGDVQLDAGYRLDLWVENRLIVEVKAVEELHPIHTAQLLTYLKLTGNRLGLLINFNEILLRDGVRRIANGMPQ; the protein is encoded by the coding sequence GTGGAGGAGAACGATCTCGCTACCCGGGTGCTCGACGCGGCGTTCAAGGTCCATCGCGCATTGGGCCCCGGCCTTCTGGAAAGCGCATACGTGCATTGCCTGCTCCATGAACTGAAGATGACCAGACTCTCGGTCCTTCATCAACATCCGCTGCCCTTGCGTTACGGCGATGTACAGTTGGATGCGGGCTATCGGTTGGACCTGTGGGTGGAGAACAGGCTGATCGTCGAGGTGAAAGCGGTCGAAGAGCTTCACCCGATCCACACGGCCCAGTTGCTCACCTACCTGAAGCTCACGGGCAACCGGCTCGGATTGCTGATCAACTTCAACGAGATCCTGCTGAGGGACGGTGTCCGCAGGATCGCCAATGGAATGCCACAATGA
- a CDS encoding NAD(P)H-dependent oxidoreductase subunit E gives MSVRLTPVTTTEGVAPFAFNEAALAECRAIMARYPEGHTKSALIPILHIAQAGNDGWLSVPAMDAVAALMGIRPIEVYEVASFYSMFNLRPVGRHVLEICRTTPCMLRGGDALIAHAEKRLGIHAGETTKDGLFTLKAVECLGSCGTAPMLQCGAKYHEDLTPEAFDALIEQLRSTTLRSNYTDR, from the coding sequence ATGTCCGTCCGCCTCACGCCAGTCACCACCACCGAAGGCGTGGCCCCGTTCGCCTTCAACGAGGCCGCGCTGGCCGAGTGCCGCGCCATCATGGCCCGCTATCCGGAGGGCCACACCAAGAGCGCGCTGATCCCCATCCTGCACATCGCCCAGGCCGGCAACGACGGCTGGCTGAGCGTGCCCGCGATGGACGCGGTGGCCGCCCTGATGGGCATCCGCCCGATCGAGGTGTACGAGGTGGCCAGCTTCTACAGCATGTTCAACCTGCGCCCGGTGGGCCGGCATGTGCTGGAGATCTGCCGCACCACCCCGTGCATGCTGCGCGGCGGCGACGCGCTCATCGCCCATGCGGAGAAGCGGCTCGGCATCCACGCGGGGGAGACCACCAAGGACGGGCTCTTCACCCTGAAGGCCGTGGAATGCCTGGGCAGCTGCGGCACCGCGCCCATGCTGCAGTGCGGCGCGAAGTACCACGAGGACCTCACCCCGGAGGCGTTCGACGCGCTGATCGAGCAGCTACGCTCGACCACCCTCCGCAGCAACTACACCGACCGCTGA
- the nuoF gene encoding NADH-quinone oxidoreductase subunit NuoF — protein sequence MGRKLLLEHENVPGIAGLEVYRAKGGYRSVEKALRTMSPEAVVEEVKKSGLRGRGGAGFPTGMKWSFLAKPPGVPRYLVVNADESEPGTFKDRYLMERIPHLLIEGMITSSFALGANLAFIYIRGEYFFVTRILERAIDEARAAGWLGRNILGTGYDLEIHVHVGAGAYICGEETALLESLEGKRGNPRIKPPFPAVKGLYECPTVVNNVETIAAVVPIVNDGGEEYAKIGVGRSTGTKLISAGGNIRRPGVYEIELGVSCDEFINSDQWCGGVDGRAFKAVVPGGSSVPIVPYELFLRTATGEARLMTYESLSDGGFATGTMLGSGGFYAYNDAQCIVRSTWNHTRFYHHESCGQCSPCREGTGWMEKVLHRIEHGEGRREDIDLLWDIQRRIEGNTICPLGDAAAWPVASAIRHFRDEFEFHVRHPQKVKDPRHFEKEPFVRTPKPAAV from the coding sequence ATGGGCCGCAAGCTCCTGCTCGAACACGAGAACGTCCCGGGGATCGCGGGGCTGGAGGTGTACCGCGCCAAAGGCGGCTACCGCAGCGTGGAGAAGGCCCTGCGCACCATGAGCCCCGAGGCGGTGGTGGAAGAGGTGAAGAAGAGCGGCCTGCGAGGTCGCGGTGGTGCGGGTTTCCCCACGGGCATGAAATGGAGCTTCCTGGCCAAGCCGCCCGGCGTGCCCCGCTACCTGGTGGTGAACGCCGACGAGAGCGAACCCGGCACCTTCAAGGACCGCTACCTGATGGAGCGGATCCCGCACCTTCTGATCGAAGGCATGATCACCTCCAGCTTCGCGCTGGGGGCGAACCTCGCCTTCATCTACATCCGCGGCGAGTACTTCTTTGTGACCCGCATCCTGGAGCGGGCCATCGATGAGGCGCGCGCCGCCGGCTGGCTCGGCAGGAACATCCTGGGCACCGGCTATGATCTGGAGATCCATGTGCACGTGGGGGCTGGAGCCTACATCTGCGGGGAGGAGACGGCCCTGCTGGAGAGCCTGGAGGGCAAGCGCGGCAACCCGCGGATCAAGCCGCCCTTCCCGGCGGTGAAGGGCCTGTACGAGTGCCCCACCGTGGTGAACAACGTGGAGACGATCGCGGCCGTGGTGCCCATCGTGAACGACGGCGGCGAGGAGTACGCCAAGATCGGCGTGGGCCGCAGCACCGGCACCAAGCTCATCAGCGCGGGCGGCAACATCCGGCGGCCCGGGGTGTACGAGATCGAGCTGGGGGTGAGCTGCGACGAGTTCATCAACAGCGACCAGTGGTGCGGCGGGGTGGACGGCCGGGCCTTCAAGGCGGTGGTGCCGGGCGGCAGCAGCGTGCCCATCGTGCCCTACGAGCTCTTCCTGCGCACGGCCACCGGGGAGGCCCGCCTGATGACCTACGAGAGCCTGAGCGACGGGGGCTTCGCCACCGGCACCATGCTCGGTTCCGGCGGGTTCTACGCCTACAATGACGCGCAGTGCATCGTGCGCAGCACCTGGAACCACACGCGCTTCTACCACCACGAGAGCTGCGGCCAGTGCAGCCCCTGCCGCGAGGGCACCGGGTGGATGGAGAAGGTGCTGCACCGTATCGAGCACGGTGAGGGCCGCCGGGAGGACATCGACCTGCTGTGGGACATCCAGCGCCGCATCGAGGGCAACACCATCTGCCCGCTGGGCGATGCCGCCGCCTGGCCCGTGGCCAGCGCCATCCGCCACTTCCGCGATGAGTTCGAGTTCCACGTGCGCCACCCCCAGAAGGTGAAGGACCCGCGGCACTTCGAGAAGGAACCGTTCGTGCGCACGCCCAAGCCCGCAGCCGTCTAA
- the nuoH gene encoding NADH-quinone oxidoreductase subunit NuoH: MIAIVIFLVALLLVTLGVAAYATYAERKVAAFMQDRIGPDRAGPFGLLQPIADGVKMIMKEDFMPASANRWLFFLGPAIAMTTALLTGVVIPWGGTLDLGGTAFKLQVADPDIGILYVFAMVSIGVYGIMLGGWASNNKYALYGAIRAASQMVSYELAMGMSIVALVILTGSLSLNDIVEQQRAGLWNIVYQPLGFLLFVICAFAECNRAPFDLPECETELVGGYHTEYSSMKLGFYLFAEYVNMFISSAVISTLFFGGYDVPFLDGLGLPQNVTVVLGTVALFLKITFFIFLFMWVRWTLPRFRYDQLMNLGWKSLIPLAILNVLLTGVGYYLKNGI, from the coding sequence ATGATCGCCATCGTGATCTTCCTGGTGGCGCTGCTGCTGGTCACCCTCGGGGTGGCCGCCTATGCCACCTATGCCGAGCGCAAGGTGGCAGCCTTCATGCAGGACCGGATCGGCCCGGACCGGGCCGGGCCCTTCGGCCTGCTGCAACCCATCGCCGACGGGGTGAAGATGATCATGAAGGAGGACTTCATGCCGGCCTCGGCCAACCGCTGGCTCTTCTTCCTGGGCCCGGCCATCGCCATGACCACCGCGCTGCTCACCGGGGTGGTGATCCCCTGGGGCGGCACCCTGGACCTGGGCGGCACCGCCTTCAAGCTGCAGGTGGCCGACCCGGACATCGGCATCCTCTACGTGTTCGCCATGGTGAGCATCGGGGTGTACGGCATCATGCTCGGCGGCTGGGCCAGCAACAACAAGTACGCCCTGTACGGCGCCATCCGCGCCGCCAGCCAGATGGTGAGCTACGAACTGGCCATGGGCATGAGCATCGTGGCCCTGGTGATCCTCACCGGCAGCCTGAGCCTGAACGACATCGTGGAACAGCAGCGCGCGGGGCTGTGGAACATCGTGTACCAGCCGCTGGGCTTCCTGCTGTTCGTGATCTGCGCCTTCGCCGAGTGCAACCGCGCGCCGTTCGACCTGCCGGAGTGCGAAACGGAGCTCGTGGGCGGCTACCACACCGAGTACAGCTCCATGAAGCTGGGCTTCTACCTCTTCGCCGAGTACGTCAATATGTTCATCAGCAGCGCGGTGATCAGCACGCTGTTCTTCGGCGGCTACGATGTGCCCTTCCTGGACGGGCTGGGGCTGCCGCAGAACGTGACGGTGGTGCTGGGCACGGTGGCGCTCTTCCTGAAGATCACCTTCTTCATCTTCCTGTTCATGTGGGTGCGGTGGACACTGCCGCGCTTCCGCTACGACCAGCTGATGAACCTGGGCTGGAAGAGCCTCATCCCCCTGGCGATCCTCAACGTGCTGCTCACCGGCGTGGGCTATTACCTGAAGAACGGCATCTGA
- a CDS encoding NADH-quinone oxidoreductase subunit I — protein sequence MTLMERIYLPAIIKGMGITLKHFFRLRKATVKYPEQLRPMSPVYRGMHVLKRDEQGRERCTACGLCAVACPAEAITMVAAERRKGDERLYREEKYAEVYEINMLRCIFCGDCEDACPKEAIFLTDRLVPTDYTRGTFVYGKQWLVEPLDPALRVDVSKRQPKAVAEFKKDRNFAHNR from the coding sequence ATGACGCTGATGGAGCGCATCTACCTGCCGGCCATCATCAAGGGCATGGGCATCACGCTCAAGCACTTCTTCCGGCTGCGGAAGGCCACGGTGAAGTACCCCGAGCAGCTGCGTCCGATGAGCCCGGTGTACCGCGGCATGCACGTGCTGAAGCGGGACGAGCAGGGCCGCGAGCGCTGCACGGCCTGCGGCCTGTGCGCGGTGGCCTGCCCGGCGGAGGCCATCACCATGGTGGCCGCCGAGCGCAGGAAGGGCGACGAGAGGCTGTATCGCGAGGAGAAGTACGCCGAGGTGTACGAGATCAACATGCTGCGCTGCATCTTCTGCGGCGACTGCGAGGACGCCTGCCCCAAGGAGGCCATCTTCCTCACCGACCGGCTGGTGCCCACGGACTACACGCGCGGCACCTTCGTGTACGGCAAGCAATGGCTGGTGGAGCCGCTGGACCCCGCCCTGCGCGTGGATGTGAGCAAGCGGCAGCCCAAGGCGGTGGCCGAATTCAAGAAAGACCGCAACTTCGCGCACAATCGCTGA